From the genome of Cognaticolwellia beringensis, one region includes:
- the ureG gene encoding urease accessory protein UreG: protein MTHCLRIGVGGPVGSGKTALLRQLCKALKDHYDIAVVTNDIYTREDADFLLKHDALPADRILGVETGGCPHTAIREDASMNLAAIDDLQARHPKLELVLVESGGDNLSATFSPELSDLTLYVIDVSAGDKIPRKGGPGITKSDLLIINKIDIAQYVHASLDVMERDSKKMRGERPFVFANLYDGVGLEEIISFILKQGMLPERRPEKMGCTA, encoded by the coding sequence ATGACACATTGTTTACGAATAGGCGTTGGCGGGCCAGTTGGCTCTGGCAAAACAGCTTTGTTACGCCAATTATGTAAAGCGCTAAAAGATCACTACGATATCGCTGTGGTCACTAACGATATCTATACTCGCGAAGATGCCGACTTTCTCCTCAAGCACGATGCCCTACCTGCAGACCGTATTTTGGGTGTAGAAACCGGTGGTTGCCCGCACACCGCTATTCGCGAAGATGCCTCGATGAACTTGGCAGCGATTGACGATTTACAAGCACGACATCCAAAACTGGAATTGGTGTTAGTTGAATCCGGTGGTGACAACTTATCGGCCACCTTCAGTCCAGAGTTATCTGACCTTACACTATACGTAATTGACGTTTCAGCTGGTGACAAAATCCCACGTAAAGGCGGTCCAGGCATTACTAAATCCGATTTATTAATCATTAACAAAATAGATATCGCGCAATACGTTCATGCTTCGCTAGACGTAATGGAACGCGACTCGAAAAAAATGCGCGGTGAACGTCCGTTTGTTTTTGCTAACCTATACGATGGCGTCGGTTTAGAAGAAATCATCAGTTTCATCTTAAAACAGGGCATGTTACCAGAGCGTAGACCTGAAAAAATGGGTTGTACAGCCTAA
- the ureC gene encoding urease subunit alpha has translation MKISRQAYADMYGPTTGDRIRLGDTELWIEIEHDHTHYGEEVVFGGGKVIRDGMGQSQRCDDAVMDTVITNAIIIDWWGIVKADVGLKNGRIAAIGKAGNPDTQPDIDIVIGPGTEIIAGEGQILTAGGIDTHVHYICPQQVDEALMSGLTTMIGGGTGPATGSVATTHTPGPWHLGKMMQAVDDLPVNIGFLGKGSASTPEALEQQVKAGAMSLKIHEDWGATPAAISNALDVADRYDIQIAIHADSLNEGGFVQDTIAAFKDRCIHTYHTEGAGGGHAPDIIVACAMPNVLPSSTNPTRPYTINTIDEHLDMLMECHHLDPNIPEDVAFADSRIRRETIAAEDILHDMGVISMMSSDSQAMGRIGEVVCRTWQTAHKMRLQRGLLPEDEARGTDNFRAKRYIAKYTINPAITHGIGHEVGSIEVGKLADLVLWKPRFFGVKPSIIIKGGMIAGAAMGDPNAAISTPQPVHYRRMFGALGRAAAATRMTFVSQAAMNTGLEEKLGLKSQLVAVKNVRQMRKSDMKLNDACPDLTVDPQTYEVYADGVLLTCEPSTELPLAQRYHLF, from the coding sequence ATGAAAATTTCTCGTCAAGCGTATGCCGATATGTATGGACCTACCACAGGGGATAGGATCCGCTTAGGTGATACTGAGTTATGGATAGAGATAGAACACGACCATACCCATTATGGTGAAGAAGTTGTCTTCGGCGGTGGTAAGGTTATTCGTGATGGCATGGGCCAAAGCCAACGCTGCGACGATGCTGTGATGGACACGGTTATTACCAACGCCATTATTATTGACTGGTGGGGCATAGTGAAAGCTGATGTCGGTTTAAAAAATGGCCGAATCGCTGCCATAGGAAAAGCCGGCAACCCAGATACCCAACCTGATATCGATATTGTCATCGGCCCAGGTACCGAAATTATTGCGGGTGAAGGTCAAATTCTTACCGCTGGTGGAATCGATACCCATGTCCATTATATTTGTCCTCAACAGGTTGACGAAGCGCTAATGAGTGGACTTACCACTATGATTGGCGGTGGTACCGGTCCAGCTACAGGCTCGGTTGCCACCACACACACGCCCGGTCCTTGGCATCTGGGTAAAATGATGCAAGCAGTGGATGATTTACCGGTCAATATTGGTTTTCTCGGCAAAGGCAGCGCAAGTACACCAGAAGCGCTCGAGCAACAAGTTAAAGCCGGTGCGATGAGCTTGAAAATTCACGAAGATTGGGGCGCAACACCCGCCGCGATTAGCAACGCATTGGATGTCGCCGACCGTTACGATATCCAGATCGCTATTCACGCCGATAGCTTAAATGAAGGCGGTTTTGTGCAAGATACCATAGCGGCGTTCAAAGACCGTTGTATTCACACTTATCACACAGAAGGCGCTGGTGGTGGTCATGCACCTGATATTATCGTCGCCTGTGCTATGCCTAATGTATTGCCCTCGTCCACTAATCCGACTCGGCCTTATACCATTAACACCATTGATGAACACCTTGATATGTTGATGGAATGTCATCACCTCGACCCAAATATTCCGGAAGACGTCGCCTTCGCAGATTCGCGTATCCGCCGCGAGACTATTGCTGCCGAAGATATTCTCCACGACATGGGGGTGATTTCAATGATGTCTTCTGACTCTCAAGCTATGGGTCGTATTGGCGAAGTGGTCTGTCGCACTTGGCAAACCGCTCATAAAATGCGATTGCAACGTGGCCTATTACCGGAAGATGAAGCACGTGGCACCGATAACTTCCGCGCCAAGCGTTACATTGCAAAATATACTATTAACCCGGCAATTACCCACGGTATTGGCCATGAAGTTGGCTCGATTGAGGTGGGTAAGCTGGCAGATTTAGTCTTGTGGAAACCCCGCTTCTTTGGTGTTAAACCATCGATCATTATCAAAGGCGGCATGATCGCCGGAGCGGCTATGGGCGATCCTAATGCTGCTATTTCCACACCACAACCTGTACATTATCGCCGCATGTTCGGTGCCTTAGGCAGAGCGGCAGCAGCAACTCGGATGACCTTTGTCAGTCAAGCTGCGATGAATACGGGACTGGAAGAAAAGCTAGGGCTTAAAAGTCAGCTAGTAGCGGTTAAAAATGTCCGACAGATGCGCAAGAGCGATATGAAGCTAAACGATGCTTGCCCTGATCTTACTGTCGATCCTCAAACCTATGAAGTATACGCTGATGGCGTATTGCTGACCTGTGAGCCATCGACTGAGTTACCATTAGCTCAGCGTTACCACTTGTTTTAA
- the dinB gene encoding DNA polymerase IV — MFNANHSQKKIIHIDMDCFYAAVEMRDNPEWRNVPIAVGGNGPRGVLCTCNYKAREFGVRSAMPNSRAKALCPELIIVNGRMSVYQQVSEQIRAIFLRYTDLIEPLSLDEAYLDVTDSPLFYGSATLIAEQIRRDIYNELNLTASAGIAPNKFIAKIASDENKPNGQCVVAPENVSAFVADLSLIKIPGIGPKTSEKLKAYGFESCADVRASSVAKLHTIVGKFANALYQRSFGIDDRVLETKRVRKSLAIETTMAEDIDSIEQCQVILINLFSKLKLRLAKHDDRQISKQTVKIKFADFQQTTVDIQSKACIEAVFIELLQKAMTRSNNRKVRLIGLSLGFAEQKSMDNQCQLALF; from the coding sequence ATGTTCAATGCTAACCATTCACAGAAGAAGATAATCCATATAGACATGGATTGCTTTTATGCGGCAGTTGAAATGCGCGATAATCCTGAATGGCGCAATGTACCTATTGCTGTTGGTGGTAATGGGCCGCGCGGTGTTCTGTGTACCTGTAATTATAAGGCGAGAGAGTTTGGTGTGCGCTCTGCTATGCCGAACTCGAGGGCTAAGGCGCTTTGCCCGGAACTGATTATTGTTAATGGCAGAATGTCTGTTTATCAGCAAGTGTCAGAACAAATTAGAGCCATATTCCTTCGTTATACTGACTTAATTGAGCCTTTGTCGTTAGATGAAGCCTATCTTGATGTGACAGATTCGCCATTGTTTTATGGCAGTGCTACTTTAATTGCAGAACAAATTCGCCGCGATATTTATAATGAGCTTAATCTCACGGCGTCTGCCGGAATTGCACCGAATAAATTTATTGCTAAAATTGCCAGTGATGAAAATAAACCTAACGGTCAGTGTGTGGTTGCCCCTGAAAATGTTAGCGCCTTTGTTGCCGATTTATCGTTGATAAAAATCCCCGGCATCGGCCCCAAAACTAGCGAAAAATTGAAAGCTTATGGCTTTGAAAGTTGCGCTGATGTAAGGGCTAGTTCGGTAGCAAAACTTCACACGATTGTGGGTAAGTTTGCTAATGCTTTATATCAGCGTAGCTTTGGCATAGATGATAGAGTTCTTGAAACAAAGCGGGTGAGAAAGTCACTAGCAATTGAAACCACGATGGCAGAAGACATCGACTCCATTGAGCAATGTCAGGTAATTTTAATCAATTTATTTAGCAAACTTAAACTGCGCCTTGCTAAGCATGACGATCGTCAGATTAGTAAACAAACTGTAAAAATTAAGTTTGCAGACTTTCAGCAAACCACGGTTGATATCCAATCAAAAGCTTGTATAGAAGCTGTTTTTATTGAGTTATTGCAAAAAGCCATGACCCGTTCTAATAATCGAAAAGTTAGATTAATTGGCTTGTCATTAGGTTTTGCGGAGCAGAAAAGTATGGATAACCAATGTCAGTTAGCCTTGTTTTAG
- the ureE gene encoding urease accessory protein UreE, whose product MLELTQRIDGHIQADVHDTLTLAYELRIRGRLRAVTDGGLEVGLFLDRGPVLRHGDLLRASSGEVIRICAADEPVTTAYIDNGLPLARLCYHLGNRHVSLAIGVDADGRHWVRFPPDHVLEELAVLLGATLSNHQAPFDPESGAYAHAGREHSHSHAHEHSHADEHDHAH is encoded by the coding sequence ATGCTTGAATTAACACAGAGAATCGACGGCCATATCCAAGCCGATGTGCACGACACTCTGACCTTAGCGTATGAACTACGTATTCGCGGGCGATTACGCGCTGTCACTGACGGTGGCCTCGAGGTGGGTTTGTTCCTCGACCGCGGTCCGGTGTTGCGTCATGGCGATTTGCTACGCGCAAGTAGCGGTGAAGTGATCCGTATTTGTGCTGCCGATGAGCCCGTAACCACGGCATATATTGACAACGGTTTACCGTTGGCTCGATTATGCTACCACTTAGGTAACCGCCATGTTTCTCTCGCCATTGGCGTAGACGCAGATGGTCGTCACTGGGTGCGTTTCCCACCGGATCATGTATTGGAAGAGCTAGCAGTACTGTTGGGCGCAACCCTGAGTAACCATCAAGCACCGTTTGATCCAGAATCTGGTGCCTATGCCCATGCAGGTCGTGAACATTCTCACAGCCATGCCCATGAGCACTCTCATGCTGATGAACATGATCATGCACACTAA
- a CDS encoding MBL fold metallo-hydrolase, translating to MFKKFLVTITMLFSVVISVSSSAQEMTEAEITVQSAGGDVYMLQGPGGNIGVLATDKGLLLVDDKFAPLAEKIETAMKGIEDKELKYVINTHFHGDHTGSNAFFSHKAPIFAHENVRSRLSSKTDHHANSLPVVTYKDGITIYLDNEEIQLTHLAKGHTDGDTYVYFKEANVLHTGDLFFEVGFPYVDLKSGGSVKGYLAAVKHMLKNTPDNVVIIPGHGKLTDKKSLVAFAEMMEFSINKVSIALAASKSEQQILIEGIGEKYKHLSWAFISEEKWLQTLVADLK from the coding sequence ATGTTTAAAAAATTTTTAGTGACAATAACAATGCTTTTCAGTGTCGTAATAAGCGTTTCAAGCAGTGCGCAAGAAATGACTGAAGCAGAGATAACAGTACAATCCGCAGGGGGTGACGTCTACATGTTACAAGGCCCTGGAGGTAATATTGGTGTATTAGCAACGGATAAAGGGTTATTGCTAGTTGATGATAAGTTTGCTCCGCTTGCTGAAAAAATTGAAACAGCGATGAAGGGTATCGAGGATAAAGAGCTTAAGTATGTGATCAACACCCATTTTCATGGTGACCATACGGGCAGTAATGCGTTTTTCTCACATAAAGCACCGATATTCGCGCACGAGAACGTGCGTAGTCGCTTGAGCAGTAAAACTGATCATCACGCCAATAGCTTGCCCGTAGTAACCTACAAAGATGGCATTACTATTTATTTAGATAATGAAGAAATTCAGTTAACACATTTAGCAAAAGGCCATACTGATGGCGACACTTATGTATATTTTAAAGAAGCGAATGTATTACATACCGGTGATTTGTTTTTTGAAGTTGGCTTTCCTTATGTTGATTTAAAAAGTGGCGGCAGTGTAAAAGGTTATTTAGCGGCTGTTAAGCACATGCTAAAAAATACACCTGATAATGTGGTTATTATTCCAGGTCACGGCAAATTAACGGATAAAAAAAGCTTAGTAGCTTTTGCAGAGATGATGGAGTTTAGTATCAACAAAGTTTCTATCGCACTTGCTGCAAGCAAATCAGAACAACAAATACTTATCGAAGGTATTGGTGAAAAATATAAGCATTTGTCTTGGGCTTTTATCAGCGAAGAGAAATGGCTTCAAACCTTAGTTGCAGACTTAAAATAA
- a CDS encoding RidA family protein encodes MSSKIIKASRNTDKAPKNSIATQSVAFSHYNNISAQLPIDPKTNKLVIGDISEQTKQCLNNLKAIVESINHEMDDVVKVNIFLQNIADLDSVNKVYSTFFSSYLPTRSTVAVAALPLDGALVQIDAVISNGEGTAPQAPCELVKIAKNTKNAPHCSQSTHTVAFSHYNNISAQLPIDAKTGKLVAVDVKTQAEQCLSNIKAILTSIDVPFDDIVKINLMLTSAADIDAVNQVYSTFFPDSAIARTLGYVPARTTTIVSALPLGALVQIDAVVSHGDGTPPQAVEDRHGIVIKANNTNKAPKCALSTQTVAFSHYNHISGQLPLDAKTGILVAGNATAQAMQCLNNIKAIVESIGHEMDDIVKVNIQLKNIADIDAVNDIYPNFFKNELPARTTFGVAEIPMGALLQIDAVVSNAEGTPPNL; translated from the coding sequence ATGAGTAGCAAGATCATAAAAGCCTCGAGAAATACAGACAAAGCACCCAAAAACTCAATAGCGACGCAGTCCGTGGCTTTTTCACATTACAACAATATTTCGGCGCAACTGCCGATTGACCCTAAAACCAATAAGCTTGTTATCGGTGATATCAGCGAACAAACCAAGCAATGCTTGAACAACCTTAAAGCCATAGTTGAAAGTATCAATCACGAAATGGACGATGTGGTAAAAGTGAATATATTTTTACAAAACATTGCTGATCTTGATTCGGTAAACAAGGTTTATTCAACGTTCTTTTCAAGCTATTTACCAACACGAAGCACAGTTGCTGTTGCAGCTTTGCCACTCGACGGCGCGTTAGTGCAAATCGATGCAGTTATTTCAAACGGTGAAGGCACAGCTCCTCAAGCGCCCTGTGAGCTGGTTAAAATCGCCAAAAACACGAAAAATGCGCCACATTGCTCGCAATCGACACATACAGTTGCATTTTCTCATTACAATAATATTTCAGCGCAATTACCGATAGATGCTAAAACCGGCAAGCTAGTAGCAGTTGACGTTAAAACACAAGCTGAGCAATGTTTAAGCAATATCAAAGCCATTTTAACCAGTATTGACGTACCTTTTGACGATATTGTTAAAATTAACCTTATGCTAACTAGCGCCGCGGATATTGATGCTGTCAATCAAGTTTATAGCACATTTTTTCCAGACTCTGCCATTGCTAGAACGCTAGGCTATGTTCCAGCACGAACGACGACAATAGTGTCAGCATTACCTTTAGGCGCTTTAGTACAAATTGACGCCGTCGTTTCACACGGTGATGGCACGCCACCACAGGCAGTTGAAGACAGACACGGCATAGTGATCAAGGCAAATAATACCAACAAGGCGCCTAAGTGTGCTTTATCGACACAAACAGTGGCGTTCTCTCATTACAATCACATTTCAGGCCAGTTACCTTTAGATGCTAAAACAGGCATATTGGTTGCAGGTAATGCCACAGCGCAAGCGATGCAGTGCTTAAATAATATCAAGGCAATTGTCGAGAGCATTGGTCACGAGATGGACGATATCGTTAAAGTGAATATTCAGTTGAAAAATATTGCCGATATTGACGCAGTAAACGATATTTACCCTAACTTTTTTAAAAATGAATTGCCAGCAAGGACTACTTTTGGCGTTGCAGAAATCCCTATGGGTGCATTGCTACAAATTGATGCTGTAGTGTCTAATGCTGAAGGCACACCGCCAAATTTATAA
- a CDS encoding cupin domain-containing protein: protein MRHEGEEILLVLEGEMQFLSEFYEAVALTKGDNLYYDATMGQTLASTCQTVDKKPVPVRLSTHDKAAMNLWCTRLSEMRGKRLV, encoded by the coding sequence GTGCGACACGAAGGTGAAGAGATCTTGTTGGTACTAGAAGGGGAGATGCAATTCCTCAGCGAATTTTATGAAGCGGTAGCCTTAACCAAAGGTGACAACCTATATTATGACGCAACCATGGGACAAACGTTAGCCAGCACTTGCCAAACTGTTGATAAAAAACCTGTACCAGTTCGCCTGTCTACACACGACAAAGCAGCAATGAATTTATGGTGTACACGATTGTCAGAAATGCGAGGGAAAAGGTTAGTGTAG
- a CDS encoding HupE/UreJ family protein: MKVINKLMMSLALMLTTTAALAHPGHGADVQSSFLSGLLHPLMGLDHLLAMAAIGFWSIRQSAVMKRNAPLFVIGGMVLGATLAWGGLNLAGIEMGIAMTVLLAGILIATMTKLPTVVGGTLVVMFMVTHGYAHGTEMAAGTSLLIYMAGFIIATLAITMIGRRLGTLMLNADNRISRALGGVVAVIGGVLAAG; this comes from the coding sequence ATGAAAGTAATCAACAAATTAATGATGTCGCTAGCCCTTATGCTAACCACAACGGCAGCGTTAGCACATCCTGGCCATGGCGCAGATGTGCAAAGCAGCTTCCTGAGTGGTTTATTGCACCCATTGATGGGCCTTGATCACCTTCTTGCCATGGCAGCTATAGGTTTTTGGAGTATCCGCCAAAGCGCTGTTATGAAACGCAACGCGCCATTATTTGTTATTGGCGGTATGGTCTTGGGCGCAACGCTTGCGTGGGGCGGCCTTAACTTAGCCGGCATTGAAATGGGTATTGCTATGACGGTATTACTGGCCGGTATTTTAATTGCCACTATGACAAAACTGCCTACCGTTGTCGGTGGTACTTTAGTCGTTATGTTTATGGTCACTCACGGCTATGCGCACGGCACAGAAATGGCTGCAGGAACTAGTTTACTTATCTATATGGCCGGTTTTATCATCGCAACATTAGCGATAACCATGATTGGTCGTCGTTTAGGGACTTTAATGCTAAATGCAGATAATCGCATCAGCCGAGCATTAGGTGGTGTAGTTGCCGTGATCGGCGGTGTTTTAGCCGCTGGTTAA
- a CDS encoding urease subunit beta, producing MIPGEYLLQSGDIALCVGRKSISIDVANTGDRAVQVGSHYHFAETNHALRFDREKAYGYRLAIAAGLSIRFEPGQSRKVSLIPYAGLRRLYGFHGDVMGPIDKKPTPEEVS from the coding sequence ATGATCCCTGGTGAATATCTGCTACAAAGTGGTGACATTGCATTGTGCGTAGGACGCAAGAGTATCTCCATCGATGTTGCTAACACAGGTGACCGCGCCGTACAGGTCGGTTCCCACTATCATTTTGCCGAAACCAATCACGCGCTTCGTTTTGATCGTGAAAAGGCTTACGGCTATCGTTTAGCTATCGCGGCTGGTTTATCGATTCGTTTCGAGCCCGGCCAGAGCCGTAAGGTATCTTTAATTCCCTACGCAGGTTTACGTCGGCTGTATGGTTTTCACGGTGACGTCATGGGTCCAATAGATAAAAAGCCCACACCGGAGGAAGTATCATGA
- the tnpA gene encoding IS200/IS605 family transposase has protein sequence MKYRHGSDTKYTIEYHLVWVTKYRYRVLTGAVGLRVRELARQTCEHLEIEILRGVISQDHVHLLVSAPPNISPS, from the coding sequence ATGAAATATCGTCATGGTTCAGACACTAAATATACAATCGAATACCATCTTGTCTGGGTAACTAAGTATCGCTATCGAGTTTTAACAGGCGCTGTAGGGCTAAGAGTTAGAGAACTGGCAAGGCAAACTTGTGAGCACTTAGAGATTGAAATACTACGAGGTGTGATCAGCCAAGATCATGTTCACTTATTAGTTTCAGCTCCGCCTAATATATCGCCGTCATAA
- a CDS encoding urease accessory protein UreF — protein sequence MHTNHQSTEINDLALLGLMQLISPALPIGAFAWSQGLESALELGWVRNEQDIGQWLEGVLDDGLSRCELPALARLQNCWAEGDNNGLAYWNDWLHANRETAELSDEDTRLGLALMRLLTSLDLQPQTKQGHALLPEEPGYVTVFAWVAHQRLVPVRQSLLGFAWGWLENQLSVACKAMPLGHTAAQRLTEQLRPKLVDAVEAALALPDQQLGAILPGLALASAQHETQYSRLFRS from the coding sequence ATGCACACTAACCATCAGTCAACCGAAATCAACGATCTGGCTTTATTGGGACTCATGCAACTCATTAGTCCCGCACTCCCTATCGGTGCTTTTGCTTGGTCACAAGGCTTAGAAAGCGCGCTAGAACTGGGCTGGGTGCGCAATGAACAGGACATAGGTCAGTGGCTTGAAGGTGTGCTAGACGATGGCCTAAGTCGCTGTGAACTGCCGGCACTAGCGCGGTTACAAAATTGTTGGGCCGAGGGCGATAACAATGGCCTAGCATATTGGAATGACTGGTTACACGCCAACCGCGAAACCGCCGAACTTAGTGACGAGGATACTCGATTAGGCCTAGCATTAATGCGTTTGTTAACTAGCCTGGACTTGCAACCTCAAACCAAACAAGGGCACGCATTACTGCCAGAAGAGCCCGGTTACGTCACCGTGTTCGCTTGGGTCGCACACCAACGGCTTGTGCCAGTGCGTCAAAGCTTGCTCGGCTTTGCTTGGGGCTGGCTAGAAAACCAACTATCGGTAGCGTGTAAAGCGATGCCTTTAGGGCACACTGCCGCGCAACGTTTAACCGAACAGCTACGACCAAAATTGGTCGATGCCGTTGAAGCAGCACTGGCATTACCTGATCAGCAACTAGGTGCAATTTTACCTGGCTTAGCACTCGCTAGTGCTCAGCATGAAACCCAATACTCAAGATTATTTCGAAGCTAA
- a CDS encoding cupin domain-containing protein yields the protein MTINFRAAEIPAEKLDEKLLEQPTAESLSGEIKTRSQVFFNDEEQKITSGTWECELGRSRWEFTTRGEVIHVLSGRMTVERDGEEAVELTAGSSAVFPVGWCGTWTVHETLRKVFVIYGA from the coding sequence ATGACAATTAACTTTCGTGCCGCTGAAATACCTGCCGAAAAACTCGATGAAAAGCTTCTCGAGCAACCGACTGCTGAGTCATTATCCGGTGAAATAAAAACCCGTAGCCAAGTATTCTTCAATGACGAAGAGCAAAAAATCACATCTGGTACCTGGGAGTGCGAGCTAGGTCGTTCTCGTTGGGAGTTTACAACTCGCGGAGAAGTCATCCATGTATTGTCTGGACGAATGACAGTAGAACGCGATGGAGAAGAAGCGGTAGAACTAACCGCTGGCTCAAGTGCTGTATTTCCCGTCGGCTGGTGTGGTACTTGGACTGTGCACGAAACCTTGCGTAAAGTTTTCGTCATCTACGGCGCATAA
- the nhaD gene encoding sodium:proton antiporter NhaD yields the protein MFKKLLLIFLLSCLSSTSWAAGPGSIDLTNSIFGFTAIILFSIAYLLVIGEDLIHLRKSKPVLVAAGIIWLIIGWVYTQHGFPVEAEEAFNHNLLEYAQLLLFLLVAMTYINALEERGIFDGLRLWMVSKGLSLRSLFWLTGILAFAISSFANNLTTAMLMCAIILKVASKDKKFINIACINIVVAANAGGVFSPFGDITTLMIWQSGLVKFEQFIVLFIPSLVNFLVPAVIMSFFISNEKSIPDVSETFQIKRGAKRIVALFMLTIATAVLCHSVVNMPPVLGMMMGLGYLKFFGFYLRMSLPRSLDKKRNKAEAENDSEELKKLGNIIPFDIFDKIARAEWDTLLFFYGVVMCVGGLGFMGYLSLVSEALYSNWSPTYANIAVGVLSAIVDNIPVVFAVLSMNPEMDLQQWLLVTMTAGVGGSLLSIGSAAGVALMGQTKGVYSFMGHLKWSWVIALGYAASIGVHFLING from the coding sequence ATGTTTAAAAAATTATTATTAATCTTTCTGCTTTCCTGTCTTTCTTCTACTTCTTGGGCTGCAGGCCCTGGTAGTATCGATTTAACTAATTCGATCTTTGGCTTCACCGCCATCATTCTTTTTTCAATTGCTTATTTGTTGGTTATCGGAGAAGACTTAATACATTTAAGGAAGTCTAAACCTGTATTGGTTGCCGCGGGGATTATTTGGCTCATTATAGGTTGGGTATATACCCAGCATGGCTTTCCTGTAGAAGCAGAAGAAGCGTTTAATCACAACTTACTTGAATATGCACAATTGTTGTTATTTCTTCTGGTGGCGATGACCTATATTAATGCCTTGGAAGAACGAGGGATTTTTGATGGTTTGCGCTTGTGGATGGTTTCAAAAGGATTAAGCCTGAGATCTTTGTTCTGGTTAACCGGTATTTTAGCATTCGCTATTTCTTCTTTTGCTAACAACTTAACGACCGCGATGTTGATGTGCGCCATTATATTAAAAGTAGCGTCAAAAGATAAAAAGTTTATCAATATTGCCTGTATTAATATTGTTGTTGCCGCTAATGCAGGGGGTGTTTTTAGCCCGTTTGGCGATATTACTACTTTAATGATTTGGCAGTCTGGGCTAGTTAAGTTTGAACAATTTATCGTACTGTTTATTCCGTCTTTAGTGAATTTTTTAGTACCGGCAGTCATTATGAGCTTTTTCATTTCGAACGAAAAATCGATCCCAGATGTTAGTGAGACCTTTCAGATTAAGCGAGGAGCAAAAAGAATAGTGGCCTTGTTTATGCTAACGATAGCAACGGCTGTGCTATGCCATAGTGTTGTTAATATGCCGCCAGTGCTTGGTATGATGATGGGCTTGGGCTATTTAAAGTTCTTTGGCTTTTATTTACGTATGAGCCTACCACGCTCTTTAGATAAAAAACGCAATAAAGCTGAAGCTGAAAATGACTCAGAAGAATTAAAAAAGCTTGGCAACATAATACCTTTTGATATTTTTGACAAAATCGCGCGTGCAGAGTGGGACACTTTACTTTTTTTCTACGGCGTAGTGATGTGTGTTGGCGGTCTAGGCTTTATGGGCTATTTAAGCTTAGTATCAGAAGCCCTATATAGTAACTGGAGCCCAACCTATGCCAATATTGCCGTCGGTGTGTTGTCGGCCATTGTAGACAATATTCCGGTAGTATTTGCTGTGTTGAGCATGAATCCTGAGATGGATCTTCAACAATGGTTATTAGTTACCATGACCGCAGGTGTTGGCGGTAGCTTATTATCAATTGGCTCTGCGGCAGGTGTGGCGTTAATGGGTCAAACCAAAGGTGTTTATTCATTTATGGGACACTTAAAGTGGAGTTGGGTTATCGCTCTGGGATACGCGGCGAGTATTGGCGTCCACTTTTTAATTAATGGCTAA
- a CDS encoding transposase, whose product MGEHFWARGYFCVTEGELTTEMIKEYLEHHFERNLLTWTIS is encoded by the coding sequence TTGGGTGAGCACTTTTGGGCTAGAGGTTATTTTTGTGTAACCGAAGGAGAGTTAACGACAGAGATGATCAAAGAATATTTGGAGCATCACTTCGAGCGCAACTTATTAACATGGACTATTAGCTGA
- the ureA gene encoding urease subunit gamma, giving the protein MELTPRDKDKLMLFTAGLLAERRKAKGLKLNYPESIALISCTIMEGAREGRTVAEMMSAGREILTRDDVMDGIAEMVESVQIEATFPDGTKLVTVHNPIV; this is encoded by the coding sequence ATGGAATTGACACCAAGAGATAAAGATAAATTAATGTTATTTACTGCCGGCCTGCTGGCAGAACGACGGAAGGCCAAAGGCTTAAAGCTCAATTACCCAGAATCAATCGCCTTGATCAGTTGTACCATTATGGAAGGTGCTCGTGAAGGCCGTACAGTGGCAGAAATGATGAGCGCTGGCCGTGAAATTTTGACCCGAGACGACGTCATGGACGGCATTGCCGAAATGGTTGAATCTGTACAGATCGAAGCAACTTTTCCCGACGGCACCAAACTGGTGACCGTTCACAACCCTATTGTCTGA